One window of Medicago truncatula cultivar Jemalong A17 chromosome 2, MtrunA17r5.0-ANR, whole genome shotgun sequence genomic DNA carries:
- the LOC25487365 gene encoding probable E3 ubiquitin-protein ligase HERC4 — translation MGDHYRAVSFEELPSHLILEILCSGKLSAMDLVSLEFTSKTFGARNGIYPLKFKSLVDFAAFQLCDSHAIFSQMVLNSQNELYDRCGGNWKRVLRFLQSLEQSSDMVETSLGNMQITTGKYHTLAIRNSSVYSCGSSLCGVLGQGSETTQRTAFTRINFPPLARVAHVSASYNHAAFVMESGEVFTCGDNSSFCCGHKDTNRPIFRPRLVESLKGIPCKQVSAGLNFTVFLTRQGHVYTCGSNSHGQLGHSDTQDRPSPKKIEVLGSIGRIVQVAAGPNYILSVTEGGSVYSFGSGSNFCLGHGEQHDELLPRCIQKFRRNGIHVVHVSAGDEHAAALDSNGFVYTWGKGYCGALGHGDEIEKTRPELLSSLKNHLAVQVCAKKRKTFVLVDSGLVYGFGSMAFGSLGFPDARRLTNKILKPRIVYTLRTHHVSQISTGLYHTVVVTNRGKILGFGDNERAQLGHDTLRHCLEPTEIFIENSSSEDVDLML, via the exons ATGGGAGATCATTATAGAGCTGTTTCTTTTGAGGAGTTACCTTCACATTTGATATTGGAAATTCTGTGCTCAGGGAAGCTCAGTGCAATGGACCTTGTTTCTTTGGAATTTACTTCAAAAACTTTTGGTGCTAGAAATGGCATATACCCTTTAAAGTTTAAGTCATTGGTAGACTTTGCTGCATTTCAGTTGTGTGATTCTCATGCCATCTTTTCCCAGATGGTTTTGAATTCTCAGAATGAGTTGTATGACCGATGTGGCGGAAATTGGAAGCGAGTTTTGAGGTTCTTGCAGTCTTTGGAACAATCATCTGATATGGTTGAGACATCATTAGGAAAT ATGCAAATTACAACAGGAAAGTATCACACCTTGGCAATCAGAAACTCCTCGGTCTATTCTTGTGGTTCTAGTTTGTGTGGTGTACTTGGTCAAGGGTCTGAAACAACACAGCGTACAGCGTTTACCCGAATTAATTTCCCACCTTTGGCGCGTGTGGCACATGTTTCGGCCTCATATAACCATGCAGCTTTCGTTATGGAATCTGGAGAG GTATTCACATGTGGAGATAATTCATCTTTTTGTTGTGGTCATAAAGATACAAATCGACCAATTTTCAGGCCACGTCTTGTTGAATCCTTAAAGGGGATTCCTTGCAAGCAG GTTTCAGCAGGGCTAAACTTCACAGTCTTCCTCACCAGACAAGGTCATGTTTATACATGCGGAAGCAACTCGCATGGCCAACTTGGCCACAGTGACACTCAGGACAGACCAAGCCCCAAAAAGATTGAAGTCCTTGGTAGTATAGGCCGTATTGTTCAAGTTGCTGCTGGACCAAACTATATCTTATCTGTAACAGAAGGTGGATCAGTATACTCCTTTGGATCAGGTTCTAATTTCTGTCTTGGCCATGGTGAACAACATGACGAGTTACTGCCACGCTGCATACAGAAATTTAGAAGAAATGGTATTCATGTTGTCCATGTATCTGCTGGGGATGAGCATGCAGCGGCGCTTGATTCAAATGGATTT GTATATACATGGGGCAAGGGATATTGTGGCGCTTTAGGCCATGGAGATGAGATTGAAAAGACAAGACCAGAGTTGTTGTCTAGTCTCAAGAATCACTTAGCCGTTCAG GTGTGtgcaaaaaagagaaaaacctTTGTGCTAGTTGATTCAGGTTTGGTCTATGGCTTTGGCTCCATGGCATTTGGAAGCCTAGGATTTCCAGATGCCAGAAGACTAACTAATAAAATCTTGAAGCCTAGAATCGTATACACATTAAGAACTCACCATGTTTCTCAAATTAGCACTGGCTTGTACCACACTGTGGTAGTCACTAACCGTGGAAAAATACTCGGCTTTGGAGACAATGAAAGAGCTCAACTTGGTCATGATACATTGAGACATTGCCTTGAGCCTACTGAAATCTTCATAGAAAATTCATCATCTGAAGATGTTGATCTTATGTTATAA